The nucleotide sequence ATTGCTCAGTTCATAAAAGAAACCTTTTCCCGCAAATTTGAGGGAAAAGAATTTCTTCGCCAATGTTTTGCTATCGGTTATAAATCCTTACCACTTATATCGGTCACCGGTTTCATCATGGGTTTTGTATTGACCATTCAATCGCGTCCGGCACTTGTTAGCTTTGGCGCGGAAACTATGTTACCGGGTATGGTGGCCATCTCGTTAGTGCGGGAAATGGGACCAGTAATAACGGCCTTGATATGTGCAGGAAAAATTGCTTCAGGTATTGGAGCCGAACTGGGGAGCATGAAAGTAACAGAACAAATTGAAGCAATGGAAGTATCTTCCACTCATCCAATGCGATTCTTAGTCGTAACCAGAGTGTGGGCTGCCACATGGATGATTCCGCTTTTAATCCTGTATGCCGATGGGCTTGGTATCATTGGCAGTTGGTTTGGAGCTAATATAAAAGGAGATGTATCGCTTGTTTTGTTTTTCTCGCAGGCATTTAGTCATATTGGTTTTATTGATTTGTTACCGGCTGTGATGAAGTCATTTTTTTTCGGGGCAGTTATCGGATTGGTAGGTTGCTACAAGGGATATAATGCGGGACGTGGAACCGAAAGTGTAGGAAAAGCCGCAAACTCGGCTGTTGTATTAGCCTCTTTGCTGATACTGATCGTTGATATGATTGCTGTACAAATAACAGATATGATACCAGTATGAAAACAGAGGAATTACAATTGTCACATAAAGAACCAAACGGAACAGCAAGCAACGAAACGGTTATTGAAATATCCGATCTATGCAAATCGTTCGGAACACAGAACGTTTTAAAAAACTTTTCGATGAAGCTTTACAATGGCGAAAACTTGGTAATACTAGGCAAATCGGGTAGTGGTAAATCCGTTTTAATCAAGTGCATTGTTGGCCTGTTACGCTCGGATAGCGGTACAATAAAAGTCTTTGATCATGAGGTTACTACATTAACCTCCCAAAAAATGGGCGAGATACGTCAGAAGATTGGTTTTCTATTTCAGAGTGGCGCTTTGTATGATTCAATGACAGTAAAAGAGAATCTGGAATTTCCTTTACGAAGAATCAGAACACATCTTAAGCAAAAAGAAATAGATGCAAAAATTACGGAAGTGTTGGAAAATGTTGGATTGGCAGATGCCCTTAATAAAATGCCTTCGCAATTATCCGGAGGTATGCGTAAGAGAATTAGTCTGGCGAGAACAATCGTTGTCGACCCCCAAATTATCCTCTACGATGAACCTACCACCGGACTTGATCCGGTAACATCCGACGAGATAAGTTTACTTATTAACGAGGTTCAAAAAAAATATAAAACCTCTTCGATTATTATCACACACGATATACGATGTGCCCGCATTACAGCCAACCGACTTATTATGTTGCAAGATGGTGAAGTGTATGCAGAAGGTAATATGGCAGAGTTCGATAATTCGACCGATAAGGTTATTAAGTCATTCTTTAAATAAAAGAACAAAACAATTCAAGCAACCAAATTATGGATACTCATACTCAGAAATTTAAAATTCGTTTAGGACTTTTTGTAGCCGGAGGACTAACATTATTTATTTTCGCTGTATTTATTATTGGGAAACAAAAAAACTTGTTTAACCCTGTTTTCAAACTTACATCCACCTTTCACAATGTAGGCGGATTGCAGATTGGGAATAATGTCCGCTTCTCGGGCATCAATGTGGGAACAGTAGATAATATAGTTATTATAAACGATTCTACAGTACGGACAGATCTCTTGATTAAAGAAGAAATCCGAAAGTTTATAAAAACTGATTGCCGAATTGCAATTGGGTCTGAAGGAATTATTGGAGATAAGCTGGTAACTATTTCGCAGGGAAGTGCAGATGCACCCTTGATCAAAGAGGGTCAGCGGCTAGAATCGAACGAACCGGTAGAAACTGATGTCATCATGGCTAGTTTGGCTATTACTGCTGGAAATGCAGAAGTTATTACCCGCGAACTAGCTGAAATCATGATAAAAATAAACAGTGGCACAGGTACTCTCGGTCGGTTAATTCAGGATAAAACGCTTGCCGAGAACTTGGATAAAACCATTGTGAATCTTAAACAGGGATCTAAGAGCCTGGATGAAAACATGACGGCAATCAAACACAACATCCTTTTCAAAGGCTACTTTAACAAAAAGGCTAAGAAAGAAGCTAAACTGAAAGAAGATGCAGTGAAAGCCGCAGAAAAGAAGAAGAAAAAATCAACTAAGAAATAGAGTTTAAGATACGCCAATAAGTTTTGACGTGTATCATTATTCTTTTTTCCGGGATTTTACTATTAAAAATACACCGAAAACTATTGTAGCAAGACCGGTTAATGGAGACCTGCTAAAATGTTGAGGTTGGTTATAAGGTAATATAGCCGTTTCGGGTTTCAGATTTTCTTCTCCTTTAATCAAACTGATGGAAGTAAAGATTGTGAGCAATAAGCCCAAAATTATTAATGTGATACTTATTATTTTCATCTTGCTATGGTTCTTATTTCGTTAAAAAACGGAGTATTTTTATCTTCCACGCATTTAACCGCATACAAATAGAGTGCAGCACTCCAGGTCTGCCAGTCTTGCCCCATGGGTTTGCCGTCCTGTGCTTTTATCCATTCATTAAATCCGAAATCGGGTTTGTCAGTTCTTGCTTTTTTTACGAATTGTGTTAAAACATCAAGTTTTTCTTTGGCAAGTGAGTACTTTTTAGCCGCAACCAATGCTGCGATATAAAAACCGCATACAAAAGGCCAGATACCCCCGTTGTGATAATCGCCGGGGTTATTGAATTCTGCATACCGTTCGTTCCATTCAGGGTCAGCAGGTCTTACAAAAGGGAAAAAATTGGGAGGCAAATCGACTGCCAGATCCCCTTTGGCACGCATAGCAGTACATTCTTCTTCAACCCATGCAATCATTTCGATGGCTCTGGAGGGGGATGCTATTCCCGATAGAATAGCTAAGCTGTTACCTAGCAGATCGAATCGTTCGCTGCTTAGAATTTTATACGACCACATGGCATAATACGGTTTATATTTTACAACTAACCCAGTGTGCACATGATGATGAATTGTTCCACCGGTAATGGTGAATTTGTTCATTTCCTGCAGAATACGCTCCGCTTTTTCATTTAATCCAAACAACCGCAAATAGCTGTAAACAATTGTATTTACAAATAATCCGTAGCCCAGCACCCATTGTTCGTCGCGCCAGTCGCTGGTGGGCTGTTGTGCCACCATGTACCTGTCGGACGGACTTTGATACTCCATCCATGTAAGTGCTTTTTCAACCGCTTCCTGCAGAAACCCAGGTTCGCCGCTTTGTTTTCGGAAAATACCTATGCCAAGTAGAAACAAGGGTGTTGTATCACTCGAACCGCGATCTTCACCATCATGGACCAATGAAGGTATATGACCGTGTTCACTCTGGTTTTTAGCCAGAGTTTCCAGTACGTAGCGCATGCTGTTCATCAACTTCTCGTTCCCGCTCACAGCAATTCCCAAAATAGAAAACATTAAATCTCGCGTGTATGGTTCGGGGTATCCCCACCCAGCTGTACGTGGTAGTGCCATATAAGGACCGTGCGCATTGTGAAGAAGTACTTCCAGTGCGGCTTTTTTAGTCTCATTTATTTCCTGATCAACTCTATTTTTCATGATTATCTGTACTATTTCTGATTTATATTCCGAAATGTATCCCCTTTAGGTTAACAATTATAGCTGAGGAGTATACTTCCTATTTTATGCCCAACCTGTCATTCATTATCTGAACAAATTTTTTAGCTACTACCCGGTAGTCAAAGTTTTTTACAACACGATCATGCCCGGCTTTACCCATTTTTTCACGTAAAAGGGCATCATTCATCAGTATCGACATGTATTTGGCAATATCGGACACATCTGCCCGGTAATCAACAATGCGTGGGGTATTAAATACTACTTTATGATGATCTTCAAAACCCGATTCAGGACCAAGAATAACTTCGCTTACCACTATTTTCTTAGCGACTCCCGCCAGCAATGCCGTTTCGCCGTGTACCAATGTGTCCAGCATACCCATTGCATTAATACTCAATACCGGTTTTGCGCAGGCTCCCGCTTCTACTTGCGGCATACCGAACCCTTCCAATCTTGATGGGGCAGCGTAAATATCGCAGGCAGCTATCAGAAAAGGCATGAAGTTACGGGAGATTGTATTGACGGCATAAATGACATTTTTTTCAATACCCAGACTGGTTGCAAGTTCATCATCGGATATATTCTGAATTTTGGTACGCTTTTGTGGCCATACTTTACAAACGTATTTCCATTTCGGAACTTTTTTATCAATAAGTGCAAGCGCCTGCATAACTTCCTGGCCGCCCTTCGATGCAGCATCCCCTCCCACAGTGAGAATCATTAATTCATCCGGCGAAATGCCTAAAGCTTCCCGGACGGCAATGATTTTAGGATCACTCTTTCTGTAAGGCTTAAAAGTATCCGTATCGCACCCAACAGGTAAAACTTCAATTCTGTCACCATCAATACCATCGCGCACATACATTTCTTTTACCCAATTAGAGGTAACTAGAATAAGAGGAAGTGCATTCAGAACATCTTGATAATTGGCAATATATCCATCGGAAACTAACCATGGAACGGGCTGCATTCCGAATCGTTGCGGATTAAGAATCAAATGAGGCGTATATCCCCAATAACCAATTCCCACGACTACATCGGGTTTAAACCAACGATAATACCATTCTTTTTCTTGATCCGATTCGAAATGCGCGGCGTGAACATCGACACCCAATTCCATCAAACCTTTGTATAACAAATCTCCCTGTGTTGCCAGTCCCCCGGGAGTCGGAGGATATTCATACAATACCAATACTTTCATACTAAGTTTATTTTAATTTGATTCTTGCAAAGTGAGCATCTTTAAATTGCCAGAAAGCTTCAGACAACGGAGTTGTTTCGGCTTCCCAGCTATCTTTGTCGAACCCGTAGGTGTCGGTAATTAGTTTATATTTCCTCAACCATATCTTTTCGGAAAGCAATTCGAATATAGCTGCATTCTTTTTCGCTTTCGGAAAATAAGCTTTGTTGCCATCTTCGTAGGCAAATGTCCAGAGTTCGCTGGCCGTTATTTTTCTCTCGTGCCAAAGAGTTACTACCGCTTTGTTGACTTCCTCGTGCCTTAGATGTTTAGTATATTCGCCAGCTGAATCGTGCGTTATAATCAAGTCATAATGAGTTTCTGACAGGAGTCGCAGGATCTCATTCTCCAGCACTTTTTCATCCAGCGGATGTTGGTCGGGTCCATCATCCAAATCACCCATAGCCCCTTGGGCATTTAGCATTACAAGTGCATTTTTAAACCTTGAGGCCCGTTCCGGATCACTTGCACGGCAAATGCACACCACAAACCAATTGTTTAACGGATGTTCCAGCATAATTCCACCTGCCCACAAAGTCTCGTCGTCGGGATGGGCCACAATTACCGCAATCGATTTAACTCTATTACTTTTCATTCTTATACTTTTCGACGGTTAAGCGCGCCATCAGGTAACTTATGGTTGACTCTGCTCCCTGATTCAGATTCACATGAGTTTCTTCCAGCCCGTCGTAACACCCGCCGGTACATGGATTATAAACGATTTGATGCAAGCGGTTATTCCCTAAGAACCAGTTGAAAGCAATTTCCATTTTGTTGCGGTAATCTTCGTCGCTCAGCACATCGTAAAATTTACTCAGCGTCATGATGGTGTAGGCCACATCGATGGGTTGTTCTCCAAACTGTCCGGCTTCCTGGCCTTTTTGTAACCACCCTTTATTCGATATCACTTCAATTCCGTTTTTGTTGAAAATAAGCGATAACAAAAAATCAAAGGAAGTTACAGCGATTTCTTTATAACTTTCTTTGCCGGTAATAAGCCAGGCGTAAAGCATGGCTTCAGGTAAGATACTGTTGGCATAAGTCATATAACTCTCATACCATTTCCATATTGAAGTAGATTCTTTCTTGTACAATTCCATTAACCGGTTGGCAAATACCTCCACGATGGACTGAAAAATTGCCGATTTTTCCGTCTTCTGAAAATAGAATAACCCTTTTATAGCAAAAGCCATAGCCCGGGGCGATTTGGTAGATTTCAGATTAAGCATGGCACGTTGAAAGATGCTGATGGCATCGGTAACAATGGTATCAGGTAAGATTTGCTTTAGCGAAACCACATAACCCAATGCCCATAAGGCCCTGCCATTGGAATCTTCTAAATTGACTTCCTGATTCTGAGCCGTAAAATTATGGTCTTGATCTACATAATTTAAGAAATTACCGGATGGCTGCTGACATAATTTTATAAAAGAAAGGTATTTACGGATATTCTCAGTGCTCTCTTTTTCGCTGGATAGTTTAAAGTTCATACAAGAGGCTACAAGCGCACGTGCATTGTCGTCCAGGGTATAGCCAGATTTAATGTCAGGCTGATTAATTTTAGAAAACTGAATCATTCCGAATTCGGTTGTCATAGCATTTAAATGTGCCAGATTGATTTCCGGTAAATTATAGCGGAATTTAGTCTTATTACCCGACATCTGCTGAAACAACATTGCATAGGCCACAGCCGAGTTTTCCCAGGCAGTAGAAACAATCTTCTGCAAGGTATTCGATATAATATTTTTCCGCAAAGGATAATCGTTAAGCAAAAGGTTTACGCTGCTGGCCAGTTGTGCTGAATTCCTGAAATCAAAAATGATCCCTGTATCTTTGGTCAGCACTTCCCGGGCATGTGGTATGGGTGTAGAAATAATCGGACAACCGCAGCTCATAGCATACACAAATGTGCCACTCACAGCCTGATTCGGATCGTTAGTAGTAAAAAGGTAAATATCGGTGAGCTGTAAATATTCAAGCAGTACCGGTAATTCAAGGTACTTGTTGATAAACTTCACATGATCATTTATTCCCAGTTCGTTCACCTTTTTAACCAGACTTTCCCGATACATTTCGCCTTCGTTTTTCACTACTTCGGGATGAGTCTTTCCAATTACCAGAAATATTACTTCAGGACATTGCTTTATTATGGCAGGCAAGGCATCTAGCGTGGTTTCGATACTTTTGCCCGAGCTGAGTAAGCCAAAGGTAGTCAGTACTTTCCGCCCGGTTAATCCGTATTTATCTTTCAGAAACTTTTCGCTTAAATGCGGAACAAGGTGTGTTCCATGGGCAATCACGCTTATTTTTTTTGTAGAAACACCATAATCGCTCATCAGAATTTCTGCCGAAGTTTTAGTCATCACAACCACCGATTTACAGGCAGACACAATATTATTAACCTGCAACCTTAGCAGCGAATCAGGATTAGGTAATACCGTATGGAAAGCCACCACTACCGGCTTTTTTATGTCGTGCAATAGTTGCAGAAAGGCTTGCTCCTGATTTTTATAGAATCCGAACTCATGCTGAATCAGCACAAATTGAATTTGATTATTCTCATTAATAGCCCGGCCAAGATCCAGATATGAATTCCTCTGTGATGTATCCAGAGTGTATTTAACTTCTTCTGGGTAATTGTAGGTATCCCTGCCGTTTTCCAGCGCACAAGTTTTAATTGACAATGAATTGCTAAATTTCTTGTTCAACGCCATGATCAAATCTTGCGAGTATGTTGCAATACCGCATTCCCTGGGGGGATAAGAAGTTACAAACAATACTTCGGCTTTATTATGAGTCAGGTTAAGATGAATATGATGTATACTTTTCTTTATTTTATCGGGTAATATTGTTGATCTGTCGTAACTGAATACGGTCTCTCCGTTAATAAGTCTGTCTGACTTTTCGAAGATATTTTCATTTCTCATTTTTTTTGTTTTTTAGATGATTTATGAAGTGCGTGCGCTTTTGGTATTTCAGCAGTCCCGGCAACATCCATATGCTTACTTTCAACGCCGGAATTAGCTAATAGTTCATTGACTAAGTCTCTGAGCTTTAACGAAGCACAGGCAATGCAAGAATCGGCGGCTCCGTAATAAATAAATAAGGTACCGCCAAACAAAGCAGTTCCGGTGGGGAAGCAAACGTTATCAATAGTACCCCGTAATTCCCACTCATTATCTGGCTTAAACAACACTTCCGGCAACCGGGCAAGTTCTTTGGACGGATCATTTAGATCCAGCAAAGCCGCGCAGGCCGAATACACAAGTCCGTTCTCCGTTTCTTCTACACCATGATAAATCAATACCCATCCATGTTCTGTTTCAATAGGAGGGCAACCACTTCCGATATAGCTTGATTCGTGTTTATGGATCGGGTCCATCACAATATGATCATGAAAATTATTAAAATAATCTTTCCAGAATTCAGGAGTCAGATCCTTCAACTCTTTGATAGAAACCAATTGAATGCCCGGTCTGATGCGATGAAGAAATACAAGGTTTCCATTGATCCGGCGTGGAAAGAAAACCACATTCTTATCCCATAACAAAATTCTTTCATCCGGATCGGATTCCTGATAATAAAACTTATGATTGTGGTAGTAATTTTCATTTACTCTATGAGCCGATTCTACCAGATAAACAAAATTAGCATATGTAATAGGAGGCACTATCAGTCCATGTTTGGTAAAATGAAGTAAATCTTTCGAAGTAGCCAATGCGCCCCGTGCATTCGTACCGTCGTATCCGGTGTAAGACATGTAGTACGTATCGTCAATTTTAACGATACGAGGATCTTCCACACCCTGCGATTCATAATCAAATTCCGAAATTATAAACGGTTTTTCCCATCTCTCGGCCACATTAAGTGGTCCGTCCAACCTGCAGTAACCAATCGTGGATTGATTCCATAGTTGAACTGCCCGGTAAAAAATATGAACACTATCACCTTCACGAATAACAGCCGGATTTAGTATACCTTCATTTTCAAATTCCAGTTCAGACTTTGCCAATACTATTCCTTCTTTTCTAACCTCAATCATGATTGTTATATTATATAAATTCCTGCCATTTGGCTATTTGTCAGCAACGAAGAAAGACCATCGGTCGTTTTACCGATGGTCTTTCAGCTTTACCCGGTTTATCGTTTGATCAGATCTTTTTCTACTTTTTCGGCGGTAAGTTCCGCGTCATGAATCAGATCCGTAACATCAACCTTTACTTTTTCGAACTTATCGGTGATACTTTCAACCATATCACTGAATTTATCTTTCAACGCATCCATTTTTCGTTCACCTTTGCGGTAAATAGATCTGCGTGTTACCGAACCTTGTGCCGGTGCAAATAAAATACCTAATAAAGCGCCTGTTGCTGCGCCGGCAATTACGCCTAATACTACTTTTCCTGTACTCATAATCTTTTTTTTAATTGATATTGATTGCATAATTTGCATTAAAACCTAAAACCCACTGTAGCTTGCGCCCAGGCATTTTTGTAACGGGGAGTTGTTGAAGTCCCGTCGCCATTGTTATTATACAGATCCATTCCAACCCTAGCTCCGATAACAATGCTAGATAGAGTTATATCTATTCCACCAACCATGCATAACGTGTTTTTACGAATATCGTCTGCCTCAAAGTCCTGAGTTACCTCAACATCGGTAATCGGATTAGTGAACACATCTTTTTGTTTGATCAAATAAGAGTATTGAGGTCCGACAAGCAGTGTTAGCATCCTGCTGGGTTTTATGGCTAAAAATATGGGTATGTCGATGTAATTCGTGGTGCGGGTCAGGCCTACATCACTGCCAAGCACACTGCTGGTCGCTTTAAAGCCTTTCTGTGAGAACAATACCTCGGGTTGGATGCCCACATATTTGCCAAGAGGGAGACTTAAAAATAAACCACCAGCAAAACCAATTTTACCATCAGCTTCATATTCTTCGCCTTCCGAATCATAAATATTTGAATAGTTCGCACCTGCTTTTATTCCAATATGAATATTGTCTCTAGAATCTGAATCTGTTCCCTGCGCGTTTATTGTATTAGCAATTAACAGGCAAGCTAAGAATGTAAATACATTTTTTTTCATTTGATTTTAATTTTAATTTTAATTGAGCTTACCCAACAAAGGTGAGATTTTTAAACATTGAAAGCATTACACAATTTTTTCAAAGAGTTGCAAGATTCACACATTCAGCTGTATATAATAAAAAACACCTATGTTCGGGTTTGGAACATAGGTGTACATTGGTTAAAATCATCTTCTAACTGCCGCCGTACTGTGCGTCATTGAAGGAATTCTTTACAACCTTAAAAGCGGTTTTGCAAAATACCCGTTAATAATAACGCTTAACATCGTTGGCCTTTTTTACCGCTTTATCTGATTTTTCTCTTGCTTTCTCGGCTTTTTCATTAGCCTTTTCTGCTTTCTCATCAGCCTTTTTGGACTTTAGTTCAGCTTTAGCCGCTTTTTCTTTAGCCACAATAGCGTCTTCAGCAATTTGATTTCTTTCTTCTTGTGCTTTAACAATTTTTTTGTACTCTTTGAATTGATTTTCGTCGAGCGCTAGTTTAAACTCCTGTGTTTTTTCCTTTTCAGACGATTTTATTGCTCTATTGGTCGCTTTTCTGCTTTTACCCCGATTTTGTATATCTTTCTCATCCTTGGTATATTTCAAGAAGATGTCGTAAGACTCCTGATATTGCCTGTCTGTCAGCTTTACATCATTTTTTAAATTATCCGTTTGGTTTTTCACTTTCTGTTCAAGCGTCATATAACCCTGATAATTCTGAGCGCTAACCTGTATTGCGCAAAACAAGAACACTACTAGACTAACAGCAAGAGCAAACCAGTGAGAGCCTTTAAATAGTTTTTTATCCATTATTTTAGTTTAAATAGTTTAATACGATTAAAATAGATTTATGTTTGGGTGAGGTTATAATATGAATGTAAGACCAATCTTACCACCCGAAAACTCATTGCCACCCCCAAATTCAAGGTTAACGCCTATATTTTTGTTAAAATAGTAACGTCCACCAACCTGTGCGCCAAGGCCAAGACCCGAGTTATAGCTTCCACCATATCCTTTGGGAGAGTTCCACGAAACGAATCCAACATTCAAACCGGCATAGAAATCCCACTCGCTTGGGAGATTTAGTACATAATTGAAATGATAGTTGGCATTACCCGAAATACCCCAGATATTATGATGATAATCGGTATTAGACCAATTTTCGTTATATCCACGATACGATAATTCACCACCCAGCGTTACATCACGGATAATAGCGTGATCCAAACCAACAAAAACAGGTACTCCGTGATTAGAAAAACCAAGACCTAAATTTAATTGTGTATCACCCTTGTAAAGAGGTCCTTGAGCACTTGTAAATGTTGCACACAACATAAGCCCTACGAATAAAAATAAATACTTCATTTGATTGTTTTTTTTTGATTGCATAATTTGCATTTTTTTTAATGATTTGAACGACCATTACCCCGTTTGTTTTTTTTACCTGATTGAAATTTATTCTGTTTTTCGTGGTTGCTGTTTCGTCCAACAGACTTCCGTTCTCCGGAATTGTCACGATAACCGTGGTCATATTTTTTTCTGTGTTCTTTGAAATGCGATTGCGGTGTGTTACCATGATAATCATTCATAACTACTTTATAGCCTCTGTACAAATCGTAATTTCTGTAACGTGGAGGCAAATAAGTTCGTCTCACCCATCTGTTATCCAATATATATATAAACTTAGCAGATTGAATGTCGTAATATGATTCGATGTCTGGCAGATAATAATAACGAACATCACTATATCCCGCCGGACCCCATGCAGGAGGTCTTCCAAAGTTAACTGTAACAGACAGCTGACTTTGTACCGAAGCCGCAAACAACAACATGATTCCAAATACAAATAGCTTTGTCTTTTTCATCTTTATTTGATTTTAATTTTAATTGAGCTTACTGTGCAAAGGTGAGAACATAAAACATTGAAAGCATTACACAATTTTGGCTAAGAGTTACAAGATTCACACATTCAGTTAGATACAATAAAAATCACCTATGTTCCGGTTTGGAACACAGGTGATTACTTTGCTTTTAAAATTTTCTGCAGTAAGGTTAGAGAATAAAAGCCGAATTGACAATCTTCATAATATAAAGGTAAGACCAATCTTACCGCCCGAAAACTCGTTACCTCCACCAAATTCAAGATTAATCCCTACATTTCTGTTAAAGTAGTAACGACCACCCACCTGTGCGCCAAGACCTAACCCCGAATTATAGCTTCCGCCATAACCCTTGGGAGAACTCCAAGAAACGAACCCAACATTTAAACCGGCATAGAAATCCCAGTTCCTGGGGATATTCAACACATGGTTGAAATGATAGTTGGCATTCCCTGATATACCCCAGATATTATGATGATAATCGTCGTTCGACCAACCTTCATTATATCCTCGATACGATAATTCGCCACCCAGCGTTACATCACGGCTAATGGCGTGATCCAAACCAATATAAACAGGCACCCCGTGATTAGAGAAACCTACACCTATATTTAATTGGGTATCACCTTTGGAAAGAGGTCCCTGAGCACTTGCAAATGTTACACATAACATTAGCCCTGCAAATAAAAATAAATACTTCATTTGATTGATTTTTTTGTTTTCTTAAATGAATAGTGAACTCTTACCATTAATAAACAATTAAAGGTCGTTGATAGTTTTTGCTAAACCATTAACGACCTGTTTGTCTGTATCAGCCTATGTGTGTTACTGCCTGGTAAATGTAAACTTAGCACCCTGCTGTAAAAGAACCATTTTCTTTTCGGCAGGAACAAACTCCATCACAACGCCGGCTGTCTCGAATCTGAACTTATCTGTACCGAAGCACTCCAGCGGGAAAGACGGCTGACCGGTGGCTTGGGCAAAAAGAGCACCTTCCTGAACAAAAACCTTTACCTTCAGTCCAATCTGCGTACTCGAATAGTCGCCTGCGTATTTTTCCAGATCGGCTGCATCCAACTTAACAGCCTCTGTAAAAACAGGTAGCATATACGATGCATCACCGGTAACAACACTCAATATACCAATGGCAATATCGCTCAACCTGAACAAAGTCCCGTTAGACACGATTGCAACCGCCATATTCAGATCAGGCATAAAAAACAACGACGACTGGAAACCATCAATGCCCCCGTCATGACCAAAACCTTTCCAATCCTTGAACTTGTAAGGAACCAACCCCATTCCGTAATTATCCTTCATAGTCGTCATCAACTTCACGCTTTCGGCATTCACCACCTTACCTCCGGCCAGACACACTATAAAACGATTTAAGTCGGCAGGCGTGGAAGCCAGAGCACCCGCACCCAGCGGAACACTACAGTCGGTTTCTTTCTCAGGTACCCAACCAGCAAAATAACTGTAAGAAGCAGCCTCGTTCTCTTCTGCACTTATCGCATCAAAAATACGTGTATGCTTTAATCCGCAAGGACCGGTAATATACTCTTTCAGCAAGGCGTCGTAAGGTTTGCCACCGGCATCTTCTGCAATGAAAGTCAGCAGCATATAGTTAGAATTAGAATACTCGAATTTGGAGTCGGGTTCGAAATTACTGTCAAACGCCGCCAGTCTGTCCAGCAACATCTGCTTGCTTTGCGGCAAATTGTACCATTGCAAGTAATCCGGCGT is from uncultured Macellibacteroides sp. and encodes:
- a CDS encoding MlaD family protein, whose protein sequence is MDTHTQKFKIRLGLFVAGGLTLFIFAVFIIGKQKNLFNPVFKLTSTFHNVGGLQIGNNVRFSGINVGTVDNIVIINDSTVRTDLLIKEEIRKFIKTDCRIAIGSEGIIGDKLVTISQGSADAPLIKEGQRLESNEPVETDVIMASLAITAGNAEVITRELAEIMIKINSGTGTLGRLIQDKTLAENLDKTIVNLKQGSKSLDENMTAIKHNILFKGYFNKKAKKEAKLKEDAVKAAEKKKKKSTKK
- a CDS encoding PIG-L family deacetylase; the encoded protein is MKSNRVKSIAVIVAHPDDETLWAGGIMLEHPLNNWFVVCICRASDPERASRFKNALVMLNAQGAMGDLDDGPDQHPLDEKVLENEILRLLSETHYDLIITHDSAGEYTKHLRHEEVNKAVVTLWHERKITASELWTFAYEDGNKAYFPKAKKNAAIFELLSEKIWLRKYKLITDTYGFDKDSWEAETTPLSEAFWQFKDAHFARIKLK
- a CDS encoding ABC transporter permease, translated to MKINIPVSKAKQIALHHTMRLSESTIAKTAIANNFLTDFADVLLFIAQFIKETFSRKFEGKEFLRQCFAIGYKSLPLISVTGFIMGFVLTIQSRPALVSFGAETMLPGMVAISLVREMGPVITALICAGKIASGIGAELGSMKVTEQIEAMEVSSTHPMRFLVVTRVWAATWMIPLLILYADGLGIIGSWFGANIKGDVSLVLFFSQAFSHIGFIDLLPAVMKSFFFGAVIGLVGCYKGYNAGRGTESVGKAANSAVVLASLLILIVDMIAVQITDMIPV
- a CDS encoding glycoside hydrolase 100 family protein, whose amino-acid sequence is MKNRVDQEINETKKAALEVLLHNAHGPYMALPRTAGWGYPEPYTRDLMFSILGIAVSGNEKLMNSMRYVLETLAKNQSEHGHIPSLVHDGEDRGSSDTTPLFLLGIGIFRKQSGEPGFLQEAVEKALTWMEYQSPSDRYMVAQQPTSDWRDEQWVLGYGLFVNTIVYSYLRLFGLNEKAERILQEMNKFTITGGTIHHHVHTGLVVKYKPYYAMWSYKILSSERFDLLGNSLAILSGIASPSRAIEMIAWVEEECTAMRAKGDLAVDLPPNFFPFVRPADPEWNERYAEFNNPGDYHNGGIWPFVCGFYIAALVAAKKYSLAKEKLDVLTQFVKKARTDKPDFGFNEWIKAQDGKPMGQDWQTWSAALYLYAVKCVEDKNTPFFNEIRTIAR
- a CDS encoding ATP-binding cassette domain-containing protein — translated: MKTEELQLSHKEPNGTASNETVIEISDLCKSFGTQNVLKNFSMKLYNGENLVILGKSGSGKSVLIKCIVGLLRSDSGTIKVFDHEVTTLTSQKMGEIRQKIGFLFQSGALYDSMTVKENLEFPLRRIRTHLKQKEIDAKITEVLENVGLADALNKMPSQLSGGMRKRISLARTIVVDPQIILYDEPTTGLDPVTSDEISLLINEVQKKYKTSSIIITHDIRCARITANRLIMLQDGEVYAEGNMAEFDNSTDKVIKSFFK
- a CDS encoding glycosyltransferase family 4 protein, which codes for MKVLVLYEYPPTPGGLATQGDLLYKGLMELGVDVHAAHFESDQEKEWYYRWFKPDVVVGIGYWGYTPHLILNPQRFGMQPVPWLVSDGYIANYQDVLNALPLILVTSNWVKEMYVRDGIDGDRIEVLPVGCDTDTFKPYRKSDPKIIAVREALGISPDELMILTVGGDAASKGGQEVMQALALIDKKVPKWKYVCKVWPQKRTKIQNISDDELATSLGIEKNVIYAVNTISRNFMPFLIAACDIYAAPSRLEGFGMPQVEAGACAKPVLSINAMGMLDTLVHGETALLAGVAKKIVVSEVILGPESGFEDHHKVVFNTPRIVDYRADVSDIAKYMSILMNDALLREKMGKAGHDRVVKNFDYRVVAKKFVQIMNDRLGIK